TCAGCCCAACCTGCAGGACAATGTTTTACTGGGCCCCCTCTGGATAGACCACGACGTGTCTAGAACCGCCCCTGCTGTCAACCGGCTCTCTGCACATGCGCAGAAGCGATCGTATTTCCGGTACTGTTCGAGTGGTGTCAGCGTACTACTACGCTCGCGTGCGTTTTTGATCATCTGACGTTTTACTGTTGGCTAAgaagacaataaaaataaaaccaggaaaaaaaaagagcaacaaAGACGCGCTTTTATTTGGTCGTCTCGTATCCGTAACCGAACGCTGCAGCTGCCTGTCGGACGTCCTCCCATCTCAGCAGTTCCGGGGCCCGGTTGAGATACTTCCTCCTAGATCCAACACTGGGGCAGTCAACCCAAACTAGGACGCAGGGTTGTCCCTCCGGTGGGCTTCACGCCGTCAGCCGCTAGCTAGTTGGCTGTTAGGTAGGCGTTAGCATGGCCGGAGGAAACCACAACCAGGTGGCCGGAGACAAGACGAAGACACAGGGCCACAGTGGAAGTAAGAGTAAGAGATGTCCGTGTCTGGACTTTGTTAGCTTAGCTCACTTCCTTTTGGGGGCTTGGTTTTCAGATAAAAACCAATATTAGCATCCTTCTGCTTGAGTAATAGCTTAAACAGTACAATGTCTCCTAGTAGCTACATAacattatttgtgtttgttttactaGAACTTAAGTACTTACTACAACTTTTCATTTTGACAAGTTTCTAACCAACCACCTGGAGCTCACGCTGTAATATTAGTCCTAGCTTAGTCAGCAGGTGCTGACGTGGTACTTCCGCCTTGTGGGgtaatgtttattttgtagCGCGCGAACAGGTAGGAACCAATATGAATACGTGCTTGTTGCTAGTCGTTGCCATGCTAACAGTTCATGGTTGCTTTGAACGATCTCACAAACggcacaataatcccgaacACAAACTGCTGTTGTGGCCGAAATACACGCCAAGGTAAAAGTAATAACTTTTAACCTGTTTCCTGGCAccgaaacacatttaaagtaacaAACGAGTCTTTGTTTATCTTTTAAAGGGCTTGTTTACTGTTATAATGCCTGCTATGTAACGGCGACTATGGGTGTTATTGCTCTAATAACGTTATAAACATGCTTAGAATTAATAATAGTTCTATTTAAAATTATAAAGCTTTCTTATTATGATGTAACTACaggaatatttcatttttaaatcaggAATGCTGCTTTTAAATTGACTTTTCATGGTCAGGTCTAGAATCAATAAGCCACAATAAACAagggtttactgtactttcacGTTGATAGTACTTACTTATAAGGAATACTCCTTTTGTGTGTCAGTAAACCACAGGTTGAAGTACATTAGTCTGGCTGTGCTGGTGGTCCAGAATGCATCGCTCATCCTCAGCATCCGTTACGTGCGCACCTTGCCAGGTGAGCGCTTCTTCGCCACATCGGCTGTGGTCATGGCGGAGGTCTTCAAGGTTCTGGCGTGTCTCCTCATCATGCTGCTGGAGAGGAGATGTAAGTCACATGACCCTGGGTAGTTTGAAGTTGAAAATGTGGTGGAAATGCAAACATTCCTGTGCTTTTGTAATGTTCTATACTGCCAGTAGAGGGCAGGAAGAGCATCCTGAACAACTAGTAAACACACTTTTACAGCAGTTATTGTAAAAAAGGTTAAACTGAAGATTGTGTTCTTGTCTCCAATCAGTCAACGTGAAGGTTACAGCGGCCGTTCTGGTAGACGCCATCTTTTTTCAGTACAAGGACACGTTGAAGTTGGCAGGTCTGTCTCTCATCTACACACTACAGAACAACCTGCAGTACGTCGCCATCTCCAACCTGCCCGCTGCCACCTtccaggtcagaggtcacaacCGTAATGCAAAGATAACAACCACTGTGACTTTGAGCGTTTTACAATAAAATGGCTGATGTCAGGTgttttgaaaatattacattatgtgTTTAGAAATAGCTTATTCATAAAAATGGTGGTGATGGAGGTTGCTGAAGATAACACTGATGGTGTTGGTGTTTTGTCAGGTGACCTACCAGCTGAAGATCCTGACCACGGCGCTGTTCAGCGTGTTGATGCTGAAGAAGAGTCTGAGCAGAATCCAGTGGTTGTCTCTGCTTCTGCTTTTTGTGGGTGTTGCCATTGTGCAGGTAGGCCACACCCCCGTTATCTTACAGGTAGTCGGGTCTTCGGTCACTGTCATGATGTCATTGTGTCGGCCGGCAGGTGCAGCAGGGTGGAAACGAGGCGGAGCACGCCAATCAGAACTACGTGTCTGGCCTGGGCGCCGTAGTCATCAGCTGTATGTCGTCGGGATTCGCCGGTGTCTACTTTGAGAAGATTCTGAAGCGAAGCTCGGCATCCGTTTGGGTCCGCAACATACAGCTGGGCATCTTCGGCATAGCCCTGGGCATGCTGGCGCTGTGGTGGAACGACGGCGCCGCCCTGAGCCAGCGCGGCTTCTTATCGGGCTACACGACCATGGTGTGGTGCGTCATCTTCAATCAGGCATTCGGGGGCCTCCTGGTGGCTGTGGTCGTCAAGTACGCCGACAACATCCTCAAAGGCTTCGCCACGTCCTTCTCCATTATCATCTCCACGGTCATGTCCGTCTACCTCTTCGCCTTCCACGTGGACATACTCTTCGCCGTGGGGGCAGGGCTAGTCATAAGTGCCGTCTGCTTGTACAGCCTCCCCAAAGCTCCGCCCAACCACAACTCGTCTTCCCCCGCAATGGAGGACGGCGCCCAGAGGGAGCCCTTTGAGACCAAGTCAGTGCTGGCCAAGTGACCCTtga
This window of the Doryrhamphus excisus isolate RoL2022-K1 chromosome 10, RoL_Dexc_1.0, whole genome shotgun sequence genome carries:
- the slc35a2 gene encoding UDP-galactose translocator isoform X1; its protein translation is MVALNDLTNGTIIPNTNCCCGRNTRQVNHRLKYISLAVLVVQNASLILSIRYVRTLPGERFFATSAVVMAEVFKVLACLLIMLLERRFNVKVTAAVLVDAIFFQYKDTLKLAGLSLIYTLQNNLQYVAISNLPAATFQVTYQLKILTTALFSVLMLKKSLSRIQWLSLLLLFVGVAIVQVQQGGNEAEHANQNYVSGLGAVVISCMSSGFAGVYFEKILKRSSASVWVRNIQLGIFGIALGMLALWWNDGAALSQRGFLSGYTTMVWCVIFNQAFGGLLVAVVVKYADNILKGFATSFSIIISTVMSVYLFAFHVDILFAVGAGLVISAVCLYSLPKAPPNHNSSSPAMEDGAQREPFETKCAGKQKGS
- the slc35a2 gene encoding UDP-galactose translocator isoform X4, translated to MAGGNHNQVAGDKTKTQGHSGINHRLKYISLAVLVVQNASLILSIRYVRTLPGERFFATSAVVMAEVFKVLACLLIMLLERRFNVKVTAAVLVDAIFFQYKDTLKLAGLSLIYTLQNNLQYVAISNLPAATFQVTYQLKILTTALFSVLMLKKSLSRIQWLSLLLLFVGVAIVQVQQGGNEAEHANQNYVSGLGAVVISCMSSGFAGVYFEKILKRSSASVWVRNIQLGIFGIALGMLALWWNDGAALSQRGFLSGYTTMVWCVIFNQAFGGLLVAVVVKYADNILKGFATSFSIIISTVMSVYLFAFHVDILFAVGAGLVISAVCLYSLPKAPPNHNSSSPAMEDGAQREPFETKCAGKQKGS
- the slc35a2 gene encoding UDP-galactose translocator isoform X3, which produces MVALNDLTNGTIIPNTNCCCGRNTRQVNHRLKYISLAVLVVQNASLILSIRYVRTLPGERFFATSAVVMAEVFKVLACLLIMLLERRFNVKVTAAVLVDAIFFQYKDTLKLAGLSLIYTLQNNLQYVAISNLPAATFQVTYQLKILTTALFSVLMLKKSLSRIQWLSLLLLFVGVAIVQVQQGGNEAEHANQNYVSGLGAVVISCMSSGFAGVYFEKILKRSSASVWVRNIQLGIFGIALGMLALWWNDGAALSQRGFLSGYTTMVWCVIFNQAFGGLLVAVVVKYADNILKGFATSFSIIISTVMSVYLFAFHVDILFAVGAGLVISAVCLYSLPKAPPNHNSSSPAMEDGAQREPFETKSVLAK
- the slc35a2 gene encoding UDP-galactose translocator isoform X2, with product MAGGNHNQVAGDKTKTQGHSGSKINHRLKYISLAVLVVQNASLILSIRYVRTLPGERFFATSAVVMAEVFKVLACLLIMLLERRFNVKVTAAVLVDAIFFQYKDTLKLAGLSLIYTLQNNLQYVAISNLPAATFQVTYQLKILTTALFSVLMLKKSLSRIQWLSLLLLFVGVAIVQVQQGGNEAEHANQNYVSGLGAVVISCMSSGFAGVYFEKILKRSSASVWVRNIQLGIFGIALGMLALWWNDGAALSQRGFLSGYTTMVWCVIFNQAFGGLLVAVVVKYADNILKGFATSFSIIISTVMSVYLFAFHVDILFAVGAGLVISAVCLYSLPKAPPNHNSSSPAMEDGAQREPFETKCAGKQKGS